The window CACTTCGACATTCTGCACGGTTATCTTAGCCTCTAATTGTTCGTCGGCGGGCAAATCTAAAACGCCGTCCAAGTTTGTTTGGATTCGCCTATCAAACCCTAGAAGGTCTATTTCGTCGTCTAGTGGGGACCAGAAGAAGTTCGCGTTGAACTTTGCTCCTACAATATATTCCTCAATTATGGCTTCTTCCAAAGCATGTCTGTCGATTACGCCTTTTTTTATTCTTTCTTCGGCTCTTTTAATGTATTCTTCTGGTGAAGAGGCGTAGAAGAAGGCGCGCTCAATTTTTCTTTGTTTTTCAGGAACTTTGACTATTACCAGTCGGTTTATATCTTCGGGGGAGCCAAAGATTTTCGGCATTCTTATGCCTGCTTTTTTCAACAAATAGTATTGGTTTTTGGGCAGATTTCTTTCCTCAGCTCTTAAAATGCGCCTATTTCCGAAGATTGGAATTAGAAAATCGTTTTCTATGTTATCATATCCCACATATACTGAAAAAGACCTGTTTGGAACAAAAATCGTGTTCAGTTCTAGCAGCTTTTCCTGATTTTCATCTTTAATTATGTCAACAAATTTCTCTAATACTAAGGCATAGGTGAACAGGTTTTTGTAGTGTTTTGTGTATGTTTTTTCTCTTCCTTTTTGGCAAACAACAACCACCTCAAGGCTTTCCTGTTTTGCTCCGTGAGCGATTTCTAAGGCGGAATGTGAGCCTAGAACGCCTATCTTGACTTTATCAGGGTGATAGGTTGAAGCGATATCTTTTATTTTTTTGTTGAGCCTCATGATTTTCACTGCTGCGTGTACTTGGTATCTCTTATACTTTGAAGAAATAAAGCTTTCAAACTGAAATCATTTTTGCTATCATAGTAGCTGGCTACTGCGAATCGCCGACTCTACGTATGCAGCTGTTAACCAGAACACTTTTAGAGAAGCTTTCTTCACTATTTTCCTACGTTTGGAGTCCCAGACCTTTCTTGAAAGCTGAACCCGAAAACGTTTTCAACCTGTTTGTAAAGCCCATTCGAAGGCTTGTTGAGCAGAGAGGATTCCAAACCCCAACGGAACCTCAGAAAAAAACAATACCCCGAATTCTCGAAGGCAAAAACGTTTTACTTATCTCTCCAACTGCAACTGGTAAGACAGAATCAGCAATTCTCCCCCTTTTGAACCTGCTCATTCAAATGCCCGACCGCCGACGTGGAATTAAGGTTTTGTATGTCACGCCGTTGCGTGCTTTAAACCGCGACTTGTTGGAGCGTCTACAGTGGTGGTGCAACAATCTAGACATAAGACTAGCGGTGCGACATGGAGATACTGACACTAAAGAAAGAACTAGACAATCAAGAAGCCCACCAGACATATTAATAACCACACCGGAAACGTTGCAGGCCATACTAACCGGATGGGTGCTGCGCCAACATCTACGACATGTAAAATGGGTAGTCATCGATGAAGTTCATGAAATGGCGGACAGTAAACGCGGCAGCCAACTCTCACTTGCCTTAGAAAGGTTACGAACTATCGCCGACAGCGAATTTCAGATGATTGGTCTCTCCGCCACTATAGGTAGCCCAGAGAAAGTAGCCCAGTTCCTAGTAGGCAACGGAAGACCAGTAGAAATAGTGAAAGTGCCTGTTGCCCGAGAGATGCAGTTGAAAATAATTTTCCCAAAGGCAACTTCTCAAGACCATGAGCTTGCTTCATCTCTCTATACTCATCCAGAAGTTGCAGCTCGACTTCGAATCATACGTAGCTATATTGAAAAGCATAGGTCAGTATTGCTTTTCACCAATACACGTACAATTTCTGAAGTGTTAGCTAGCCGCTTTAAAATATGGGACATAGACTTTCCAGTTTCTATTCACCACGGTTCATTAGCTAAGCCTTCAAGAATAGCAGCAGAAAGAGGACTGAAAAACGGAGAACTGAAAGGACTTGTTTGCACAAGCTCGCTAGAATTAGGCATAGACATAGGTAGAATAGACCTCGTTGTCCAATACATGAGCCCCAGACAAGTTACGCGGCTAATTCAACGCGTCGGCAGAAGTGGTCACAGAGTCGGGCGCATAGCTAAAGGAGTTATAGTTACTATGGATTCTGATGATACGCTTGAAGCAATGGCTATTGGCCGCATGGCTTACTGTGAAGAGCTTGAACCCGTAGCTGTTCCCTACAAGCCTTACGATGTCCTTGCTCACCAAATTGCTGGATTGTTGATGAAGAGGAGACGCCTTTTCTTCGGTGACATTATAGAACTCTTCAATAAAGCCTATCCCTATGCTGACCTTGCGATGGAAGACTTGCAGAAAATTCTAACTTACATGCATACGCGGTTTCCACGAATCGCATGGGTCTCATTTGAAGACCTTGTTGCCTTAAAGCCCCGCAGAAGCAAGGCGTTGTTCGAGTACTACTTTGACAATTTGTCTATGATACCGGCAGAAAAGCATTACTTAGTCATAGACGAGCCATCAAACACTGCAATAGGCGTTTTGGACGAAGCCTTTACAGCCGAATATGGGAAGCCAGGCGTTAAATTCATCATCCGCGGGAGCGCATGGAAAATTCTTCACATACACAGTGACAAGATATACGTAAAA of the Candidatus Bathyarchaeota archaeon genome contains:
- a CDS encoding formate--phosphoribosylaminoimidazolecarboxamide ligase family protein, whose product is MRLNKKIKDIASTYHPDKVKIGVLGSHSALEIAHGAKQESLEVVVVCQKGREKTYTKHYKNLFTYALVLEKFVDIIKDENQEKLLELNTIFVPNRSFSVYVGYDNIENDFLIPIFGNRRILRAEERNLPKNQYYLLKKAGIRMPKIFGSPEDINRLVIVKVPEKQRKIERAFFYASSPEEYIKRAEERIKKGVIDRHALEEAIIEEYIVGAKFNANFFWSPLDDEIDLLGFDRRIQTNLDGVLDLPADEQLEAKITVQNVEVGHMGATMRESQLEKIFAAGEQFVEACKKEYPPGMIGLFALQGAMNKNLEFYVFDVSPRIPGCPCVEPTSPYMKYKYGKEVGPGRRVAIEIKKAIKQKKLEEIVT
- a CDS encoding DEAD/DEAH box helicase, with amino-acid sequence MKAEPENVFNLFVKPIRRLVEQRGFQTPTEPQKKTIPRILEGKNVLLISPTATGKTESAILPLLNLLIQMPDRRRGIKVLYVTPLRALNRDLLERLQWWCNNLDIRLAVRHGDTDTKERTRQSRSPPDILITTPETLQAILTGWVLRQHLRHVKWVVIDEVHEMADSKRGSQLSLALERLRTIADSEFQMIGLSATIGSPEKVAQFLVGNGRPVEIVKVPVAREMQLKIIFPKATSQDHELASSLYTHPEVAARLRIIRSYIEKHRSVLLFTNTRTISEVLASRFKIWDIDFPVSIHHGSLAKPSRIAAERGLKNGELKGLVCTSSLELGIDIGRIDLVVQYMSPRQVTRLIQRVGRSGHRVGRIAKGVIVTMDSDDTLEAMAIGRMAYCEELEPVAVPYKPYDVLAHQIAGLLMKRRRLFFGDIIELFNKAYPYADLAMEDLQKILTYMHTRFPRIAWVSFEDLVALKPRRSKALFEYYFDNLSMIPAEKHYLVIDEPSNTAIGVLDEAFTAEYGKPGVKFIIRGSAWKILHIHSDKIYVKSVDDPTGAIPSWVGEEIPVPFEVSQEVGKIRGFVEREIKRGKPIRQVVTQLAEKYPADKDTVSRALQGTFEQVKKGYPVPTDKRMTIEDWEDFVIIHANFGSLTNRALAQLLGHYLSERTGHTVAVQHDPYRIFIQTIGTTNADNIVALFNELRQTSNSVIRDAL